One window of Candidatus Thermoplasmatota archaeon genomic DNA carries:
- a CDS encoding FAD-dependent oxidoreductase, with translation MSLELIIIGGGPAGLAAGIYAIRAGIEAIVIEKAMAGGQILISPIIENYPGEKSIAGMDLAQRMREHAAQYVPIHELEEVLEAKKEGDTFHVKTSKDSYEVPALILATGATHKKLGAPGEAEFTGKGVSYCATCDGFFFKEKDAAVVGGGNTAAIEAIYLQNLGVRTKLIHRRPLLRAEKAYQDDLERLDVEKILESKIVEIKGTDKVESVLIENVNTGEREDVPVEAVFVSIGLIPQNEIAKALGAELRDDGYVKVDNFQRTSVKGMYAAGDIAGGARQIVTSCAQGAQAALASTEVLGKQYPF, from the coding sequence ATGAGCCTTGAGCTGATCATCATTGGAGGAGGGCCCGCCGGTCTGGCGGCCGGGATATACGCCATACGGGCAGGGATAGAGGCGATCGTAATCGAGAAGGCGATGGCGGGGGGTCAGATACTCATCTCCCCGATCATCGAGAACTACCCGGGGGAGAAATCCATCGCCGGGATGGACCTCGCTCAGAGGATGAGGGAGCACGCCGCCCAGTACGTTCCCATACACGAGCTGGAGGAGGTCCTCGAGGCCAAGAAGGAGGGCGACACCTTCCACGTGAAGACGAGCAAGGACAGCTACGAGGTCCCGGCCCTGATCCTGGCGACTGGGGCGACGCACAAGAAGCTGGGCGCCCCGGGCGAGGCAGAGTTCACGGGAAAGGGCGTCTCCTACTGCGCGACGTGCGACGGCTTCTTCTTCAAGGAGAAAGACGCGGCCGTCGTCGGCGGGGGGAACACCGCGGCGATCGAGGCCATCTACCTCCAGAACCTGGGCGTGCGGACGAAGCTCATCCATAGGCGCCCCCTGCTGCGGGCGGAGAAGGCCTACCAGGACGACCTCGAGCGGCTCGACGTGGAGAAGATTCTCGAGTCCAAGATCGTAGAGATCAAAGGCACGGACAAGGTGGAGTCCGTTCTCATCGAGAACGTGAACACGGGCGAGAGAGAGGACGTGCCTGTCGAAGCCGTCTTCGTCTCGATCGGCCTGATCCCGCAGAACGAGATCGCGAAGGCGCTCGGAGCCGAGCTGAGGGACGACGGCTACGTGAAGGTCGACAATTTCCAGCGCACGAGCGTCAAGGGCATGTACGCGGCCGGCGACATCGCGGGAGGGGCCCGCCAGATAGTGACCTCATGCGCTCAGGGCGCCCAGGCGGCTCTCGCGTCCACGGAAGTGCTGGGAAAACAGTATCCGTTCTGA
- a CDS encoding ABC transporter permease subunit: protein MRLDKVWIVARKDMAELRTNKYVLYTLVFMPVIMAVVIPFSFLPVIYTGAFETSSEQVELDLTPSVTFTDQKINRTMIVNAIIENCTIRSSYIYASRIFNSTLLDTRVNGSELVNVSVVDVSVIRNSNLWNVDVSPSSTTVNCAYVDQDPSDVRIFVDIVLNSMILFFMMIPAVIPTVIASYSFVGEKTNKSLEPLLATPTTDGELLVGKSLSIFIPTMIATFISFVVFTIIIDVGTYPVLGFYPVPTPVWVYSVFVLGPLFAIMSIALNVYVSAKVTDVRASQQFGSLVIMPLVLLMVLAIMGIISLSIGYLLIFTLFVALIDVGIVYLSIKTFKREEILVRWK from the coding sequence GTGAGGCTAGACAAGGTCTGGATCGTCGCACGGAAGGACATGGCCGAGCTCAGGACGAACAAGTACGTGCTCTACACGCTCGTCTTCATGCCGGTCATCATGGCCGTCGTCATCCCGTTCAGCTTCCTGCCCGTCATATACACGGGGGCCTTCGAGACCTCCAGCGAGCAGGTCGAGCTGGACCTCACTCCGAGCGTCACGTTCACGGACCAGAAGATAAACCGGACGATGATCGTGAACGCTATCATAGAGAACTGCACGATCAGGAGCTCGTACATCTACGCCTCGCGCATATTCAACTCCACGCTGCTCGACACGAGGGTGAACGGGTCCGAGCTGGTCAACGTGTCCGTTGTGGACGTCAGCGTCATACGGAACTCGAATCTCTGGAACGTGGACGTGTCCCCATCATCGACGACGGTGAACTGCGCCTACGTCGACCAGGACCCATCCGATGTCAGGATCTTCGTGGACATCGTGCTGAACAGCATGATACTGTTCTTCATGATGATCCCCGCCGTCATCCCGACCGTCATCGCTTCCTACAGCTTCGTCGGTGAGAAGACCAACAAGAGCCTCGAGCCGCTCCTGGCGACGCCGACGACGGACGGGGAGCTCCTGGTCGGGAAGTCGCTGTCGATATTCATCCCCACGATGATAGCTACCTTCATCTCGTTCGTTGTCTTCACGATAATCATCGATGTCGGAACGTACCCAGTGCTCGGTTTCTATCCCGTTCCGACGCCCGTGTGGGTCTATTCGGTCTTCGTTCTCGGACCGCTGTTCGCGATAATGAGCATCGCGCTGAACGTCTACGTCTCGGCGAAGGTGACGGATGTCCGCGCCTCACAGCAGTTCGGAAGCCTGGTCATCATGCCCCTGGTCCTGCTTATGGTCCTGGCCATAATGGGCATCATATCGTTGAGCATCGGGTACCTGCTCATCTTCACGCTCTTCGTGGCCCTGATCGATGTCGGCATCGTGTACCTCAGCATCAAGACGTTCAAAAGAGAGGAGATACTGGTCAGGTGGAAATGA
- a CDS encoding HAD family hydrolase — protein sequence MSSEKPLHIFFDAEGTLYRLRGGKTSEDFWNHGERNVKRAKEYFELDPGVPALLQALKTRGHRLYILSRNHEDVLHPLIAHFNIGKYFEDVVIRDDKAKYLYEFKCGRGLEKEHIVMVGDTWNLDVSPVQRRGIRAYLLDREGTSTASNRIGDLQDVVRLSEDAQEGQPPAETVCR from the coding sequence ATGAGCAGTGAGAAGCCTCTTCACATCTTCTTCGATGCCGAAGGGACCCTGTACCGCCTGCGCGGAGGGAAGACGAGCGAGGACTTCTGGAACCACGGGGAAAGGAATGTGAAGAGGGCCAAGGAATACTTCGAACTGGATCCAGGAGTCCCGGCCCTGTTGCAGGCGCTCAAGACCCGCGGGCACAGGCTGTACATCCTGTCGAGGAACCACGAGGACGTCCTTCATCCGCTCATTGCACATTTCAACATAGGAAAGTACTTCGAGGACGTCGTGATCAGGGACGACAAGGCGAAGTATCTATACGAGTTCAAGTGCGGAAGGGGCCTGGAAAAGGAACACATCGTCATGGTCGGGGACACCTGGAACCTCGACGTCTCGCCCGTTCAGCGGCGGGGAATAAGGGCGTACCTCCTCGATCGCGAGGGAACGTCCACGGCGTCCAACAGGATAGGGGACCTGCAGGATGTCGTCCGATTGTCCGAGGACGCGCAAGAAGGTCAGCCTCCCGCTGAGACGGTCTGCAGATGA
- a CDS encoding HD domain-containing protein, with product MTAEDKSDEAHGVAMIPAEKLERIREYALHLDWNVAFGGRSKGNRHLERTVKIALSLSERKDVREDIVAAGAWLHDVGLHLGNEGHCFSGARFIQPFLDELGLGQDDIERVTHCIEAHDGEVPARTLEAKVVHDADTLDKMGPLGFVRHAWKIANITDHDPIRLADEVEKHLPTRLEKMYLPEAKERAVALERELRNVLADRELLVRLTSLVAKGSRSGVPTEEIVAEIVSSGFLPQRTSEILQEQLDPR from the coding sequence GTGACCGCAGAGGATAAATCGGACGAGGCGCATGGAGTCGCGATGATCCCCGCCGAGAAGCTGGAGAGGATACGCGAGTACGCGCTGCACCTGGACTGGAACGTCGCCTTTGGCGGGAGGTCGAAGGGCAACAGGCACCTGGAGAGGACGGTGAAGATCGCCCTCTCCCTCTCGGAGCGGAAGGACGTCAGGGAGGACATCGTTGCGGCGGGAGCCTGGCTGCACGACGTCGGTCTTCATCTGGGGAACGAGGGGCACTGCTTTAGCGGGGCGCGATTCATCCAACCGTTCCTGGATGAGCTGGGCCTGGGTCAGGACGATATCGAGCGGGTGACGCACTGCATCGAGGCCCACGACGGCGAGGTCCCCGCCAGGACGCTCGAGGCGAAGGTGGTGCACGACGCCGACACGCTGGACAAGATGGGGCCGCTCGGGTTCGTCAGGCATGCTTGGAAGATCGCGAACATCACCGACCACGACCCCATCAGACTGGCCGACGAGGTCGAGAAGCATCTGCCGACGCGGTTGGAGAAGATGTATCTCCCCGAAGCGAAGGAGAGGGCCGTCGCACTCGAGCGGGAGTTGCGGAACGTCCTTGCGGACAGAGAGCTGCTCGTCCGCCTGACGTCGCTCGTCGCGAAAGGGTCGCGAAGCGGGGTTCCGACCGAAGAGATCGTGGCGGAAATCGTAAGTTCTGGGTTCTTGCCGCAAAGAACGTCAGAAATCCTGCAGGAGCAGCTGGACCCTCGGTGA
- a CDS encoding ABC transporter ATP-binding protein, translated as MIRTEELTRTFNGTVAVDSLSLEVSEGEVFGFIGPNGAGKTTTVRVLCCLIGPTSGRAFIGENECGREPDSMNIRQMVGLLPESPGLYERLSAYRNLDFYGQLYGVKDGERAERIKELLTMLKIWKRKDEAISTFSKGMRQKIAIARALVHKPRLLFLDEPTAGLDPEAARTVRRFILNLKKEGGTIFLNTHNLYEAERLCDRIGVLNTRLIAVGSPEELARRYWGRTTALRVKTLTPRIAEAVKGLDFVVNVQEQDGQLLISLDDPDERNPVIAKAVMENGGEIQSISEFKRGLEEVYLKLIGGST; from the coding sequence ATGATTCGAACTGAGGAGCTGACGAGGACGTTCAACGGCACCGTCGCCGTCGACAGCCTGAGCCTCGAGGTCTCCGAGGGAGAGGTCTTCGGTTTCATCGGCCCGAACGGCGCAGGGAAGACCACGACCGTGCGCGTCCTCTGCTGCCTCATAGGTCCCACGAGCGGGCGGGCCTTCATCGGGGAGAACGAGTGCGGGCGGGAGCCGGACTCCATGAACATCAGGCAGATGGTCGGCCTGCTTCCCGAATCGCCGGGGCTGTACGAGCGCCTGAGCGCGTACCGCAACCTGGACTTCTACGGCCAGCTGTACGGCGTCAAGGACGGCGAGCGGGCCGAGCGGATAAAGGAGCTCCTCACGATGCTCAAGATCTGGAAGAGGAAGGACGAGGCCATCTCCACGTTCTCGAAGGGAATGAGGCAGAAAATCGCGATTGCCCGCGCGCTCGTGCACAAGCCCAGGCTATTGTTCCTGGACGAGCCCACTGCGGGGCTGGACCCGGAGGCCGCGAGGACGGTGCGCCGGTTCATACTCAACCTGAAGAAGGAGGGCGGGACGATATTCCTCAACACGCACAACCTGTACGAGGCCGAGCGTCTGTGCGACCGCATCGGCGTGCTGAACACACGCCTGATAGCCGTCGGCTCCCCCGAGGAGCTCGCACGCAGGTACTGGGGCAGGACGACCGCCTTGCGCGTGAAGACGCTCACCCCCCGGATCGCGGAGGCCGTGAAGGGCCTGGACTTCGTCGTGAACGTGCAGGAGCAGGACGGGCAGCTCCTCATCTCGCTCGACGACCCGGACGAGAGGAACCCGGTGATCGCGAAGGCGGTGATGGAGAACGGCGGTGAGATCCAGAGCATCTCCGAGTTCAAGCGCGGCCTGGAAGAGGTGTACTTGAAGCTGATAGGTGGGTCCACGTGA
- a CDS encoding AAA family ATPase: MKRKGKVAELPSGEFKDLMLRSLSAGDVLDSKLGEALMLQMFGGVSREVGDILLRGSINIAVVNPSVPLRCFLRSLADRLEMCTLNDFRRGIWESDEFEFPDLTVCNGGITIVDGVSDERSVDFANKTMREFSPSKLEGVETSLLMIIDTTELESYEYGDGMAFRGVPAALLECFDYIHVGEAESMPRLADGLFRMYSERGLEEAPHNSDYIYRLEEYIHYSQDSLEPRIPERLLRKVRRALIHMANPESGQHGEFCHLGLFGSMVRFAEASARMRHSAEVSDSDVEKAIPLVEGWLSEMDAPSKFEFRGKLRLGEGRNEAPSRRIEPRYRLGDVVLPEEVKSDILTAVAEVRSRDTIYETWGAGETLERHSGTSILLTGPPGTGKTMTAEAIAHLLGKKLLAVNLASMTSCYIGETMRNVQRVFEEAAENGDILLFDEADALFSSRIPVFDSTDALINRDTSFLLSMIENQKGVTVLTSNLPMNMDHALERRIDTVIFFPQPSPQEQAEIFGRLMPSGAPAESIDYARIAAKYPLCGGNIVNVVKRLLRKAALREGLNMDATIRMPDVERTAHVEFRKTSNMGECAPAKDIPGYS, from the coding sequence ATGAAGAGAAAGGGCAAGGTCGCTGAGCTTCCGAGCGGGGAGTTCAAGGACCTGATGCTGAGATCGCTCTCTGCGGGCGATGTTCTGGACAGCAAGCTGGGCGAAGCGCTCATGCTCCAGATGTTCGGAGGGGTGAGCCGGGAGGTCGGGGACATCCTCCTTCGCGGGTCCATCAACATCGCGGTCGTCAACCCGAGCGTTCCGCTGAGGTGCTTCCTGCGCTCCCTAGCCGACAGGCTCGAGATGTGTACGCTCAACGATTTCAGGCGGGGGATATGGGAGTCCGACGAGTTCGAGTTCCCCGACCTGACCGTGTGCAACGGCGGCATCACGATAGTCGATGGGGTCTCTGACGAGCGGTCCGTCGATTTCGCGAACAAGACGATGCGCGAGTTCAGTCCGTCGAAGCTGGAAGGAGTGGAGACGTCGCTGCTCATGATCATCGACACGACGGAGCTCGAGAGCTACGAGTACGGTGATGGAATGGCCTTCAGGGGAGTTCCCGCCGCGTTGCTCGAGTGCTTCGACTACATCCACGTCGGCGAGGCGGAGAGCATGCCCAGGCTGGCGGACGGTCTGTTCAGGATGTACTCCGAGCGGGGTCTGGAAGAGGCCCCTCATAACTCGGATTACATCTACCGTCTCGAGGAGTACATCCACTACTCGCAGGACTCGCTGGAACCGCGCATTCCCGAGCGGCTCCTCCGGAAGGTGAGGAGGGCCCTGATCCACATGGCCAACCCCGAGTCGGGCCAGCACGGCGAGTTCTGCCACCTCGGCCTCTTCGGTTCCATGGTGAGGTTCGCGGAGGCGAGCGCCCGGATGAGGCATTCCGCCGAGGTCAGCGACAGCGACGTCGAGAAGGCGATCCCGCTGGTCGAGGGCTGGCTGTCAGAGATGGACGCTCCCTCGAAGTTCGAGTTCCGCGGCAAGCTCAGGCTGGGAGAGGGCAGGAACGAAGCGCCGTCCCGCAGGATCGAGCCCAGGTACAGGCTCGGGGACGTGGTCCTTCCCGAGGAAGTGAAGAGCGACATCCTGACGGCCGTTGCTGAGGTGAGAAGCAGGGACACGATATACGAGACATGGGGCGCTGGCGAGACGCTGGAGAGGCACTCCGGGACGTCGATACTGCTGACGGGGCCACCAGGCACGGGGAAGACGATGACCGCAGAGGCCATCGCCCACCTCCTGGGCAAGAAGCTCCTGGCGGTCAACCTGGCAAGCATGACCAGCTGCTACATCGGAGAGACGATGAGGAACGTCCAGCGCGTCTTCGAGGAGGCCGCGGAGAACGGGGACATACTCCTCTTCGACGAGGCGGACGCCCTCTTCTCGAGCCGCATCCCCGTGTTCGATTCCACGGACGCGCTCATCAACAGGGACACGTCCTTCCTGCTGTCCATGATCGAGAACCAGAAGGGGGTCACTGTGCTGACGAGCAACCTGCCGATGAACATGGACCACGCGCTGGAGAGGAGGATCGACACGGTGATATTCTTCCCGCAACCGTCCCCGCAGGAGCAGGCGGAGATATTCGGAAGGCTGATGCCCAGCGGTGCGCCGGCGGAGAGCATAGACTACGCGAGGATAGCCGCCAAGTACCCGCTCTGCGGCGGGAACATAGTCAACGTCGTGAAGCGCCTGCTGAGGAAGGCCGCTCTGCGGGAGGGCCTGAACATGGACGCCACGATAAGGATGCCGGACGTCGAGCGGACCGCCCACGTCGAGTTCCGCAAGACCTCAAACATGGGAGAGTGCGCGCCCGCCAAGGATATCCCAGGCTACTCGTGA